A single window of Chloracidobacterium thermophilum B DNA harbors:
- the pheT gene encoding phenylalanine--tRNA ligase subunit beta has translation MKASYNWLETYVKPDLPAQELAQRFTAVGLAVDAVTPADGDFIFDFDLTTNRPDALCHFGLAREAAVLTGTRLSFPDIHLTEQAVSGGPAVHVQIAAPDLCHRYAARLIQGVRVGPSPDWLVRRLAAVGQRSINNIVDVTNFVLLELGHPLHAFDFERLAGRRIVVRTAQPGETLVTLDGVQRALTPDMLMICDAERPVAVAGIMGGAESEISAVTTQVLLESAWFAPATVRRTAHRLGLHTEASRRFERGADFENVRRALDRCAQLIVEVAGGVVVGGPVDVIARTRTPITVRLRHARIVALTGVEVAPSRAADILTGLGFELVTEDEGESEWIVPSFRVDVSIEEDLIEEVVRHVGYDAIPATLPGWNDAGEYLPGEERRRTLRQTLLAHGFHEAISFSWCSGEMLAATGAPGGRRIANPLDQQENELRTSLLPGLLTAVARNFRFGTEDVRLFEMGKVFHTVDGQLTEKEYLALALSGRALPEDWRGQPAAESFHSLKGMLELLCDAVRCPAVTITAPAADSAVTGFLPGQVALLQIADQPVGRLGRISPALAAHFDFKLPVYVAELELAALLAGRTTFTAYRPLPRYPRVERDISALFDAALPWASIQDFIHSLAIPELEQVRLRDIFTGAQIPAGQRAITLNLWYRAADRTLTDEEVSERHRQVVEALCTHFGATIR, from the coding sequence ATGAAAGCGAGCTACAACTGGCTTGAAACCTACGTCAAGCCCGATCTCCCGGCTCAGGAATTAGCCCAGCGGTTCACGGCTGTCGGGCTGGCCGTGGATGCCGTCACTCCTGCCGACGGCGACTTCATCTTTGATTTTGACCTCACCACGAATCGCCCGGACGCGCTGTGCCACTTCGGTTTGGCGCGGGAGGCGGCCGTGCTGACGGGCACCCGGTTGTCTTTTCCTGACATCCACCTGACGGAGCAAGCCGTGTCCGGCGGACCAGCAGTGCACGTCCAGATAGCTGCGCCTGATCTGTGCCACCGCTATGCAGCGCGCCTTATCCAAGGCGTACGGGTTGGCCCGTCGCCGGACTGGCTGGTACGCCGTCTGGCCGCGGTCGGGCAGCGCAGCATCAACAACATCGTGGATGTCACCAACTTCGTGCTGCTCGAACTGGGACACCCCCTGCACGCCTTCGACTTCGAGCGGCTGGCCGGACGGCGCATTGTGGTTCGCACGGCCCAACCCGGCGAAACACTTGTGACGCTCGACGGGGTGCAACGGGCGCTCACGCCGGACATGCTGATGATTTGCGATGCCGAACGCCCGGTGGCCGTCGCCGGCATCATGGGGGGTGCGGAGAGCGAGATTTCCGCCGTAACCACGCAGGTCCTGCTCGAAAGCGCCTGGTTTGCGCCGGCCACGGTACGCCGCACGGCACACCGACTCGGGCTGCACACTGAGGCATCACGCCGCTTTGAACGCGGCGCGGATTTTGAAAACGTCCGGCGCGCTCTTGACCGCTGCGCTCAGCTTATTGTCGAGGTCGCCGGCGGGGTCGTGGTTGGGGGGCCGGTTGACGTCATCGCCAGAACCCGGACGCCCATCACCGTCCGCCTTCGCCATGCGCGCATTGTGGCGCTGACCGGCGTTGAAGTCGCACCTTCCAGAGCCGCTGACATCCTGACGGGACTGGGCTTCGAGCTGGTGACGGAAGATGAAGGCGAAAGTGAGTGGATTGTGCCGAGCTTTCGGGTGGATGTGAGCATCGAGGAAGACCTCATCGAAGAGGTTGTGCGGCACGTGGGCTATGACGCCATTCCGGCAACGCTCCCCGGCTGGAATGACGCCGGTGAGTATCTGCCCGGCGAAGAGCGGCGACGGACACTGCGCCAGACGCTTCTGGCCCACGGCTTCCACGAAGCCATCTCGTTTAGCTGGTGCTCCGGCGAGATGTTGGCCGCCACCGGCGCGCCCGGCGGGCGGCGGATTGCCAATCCGCTCGACCAGCAGGAAAACGAACTGCGCACCTCCCTGCTTCCGGGGCTCCTGACGGCCGTGGCGCGCAACTTCCGCTTCGGCACCGAGGATGTCCGGCTGTTCGAGATGGGCAAAGTGTTCCATACCGTGGATGGTCAACTCACCGAGAAGGAATATCTGGCACTGGCTTTGTCTGGCCGCGCCCTGCCGGAGGACTGGCGCGGCCAACCGGCGGCTGAGAGTTTTCACAGCCTGAAGGGCATGCTGGAACTCCTGTGCGATGCCGTGCGCTGCCCTGCTGTCACCATCACTGCCCCGGCAGCGGACAGTGCGGTTACGGGATTTCTGCCCGGACAGGTCGCCCTGCTCCAGATTGCCGATCAGCCCGTGGGACGGCTTGGGCGCATCAGCCCGGCCTTGGCTGCGCACTTTGACTTCAAGCTGCCGGTCTATGTGGCCGAACTCGAACTGGCAGCGCTGCTGGCCGGCAGGACCACCTTTACCGCTTACCGCCCACTCCCCCGCTACCCACGGGTCGAACGCGACATTTCGGCGTTGTTCGACGCCGCCCTTCCCTGGGCCAGTATTCAGGACTTCATCCACAGCCTGGCCATTCCAGAACTGGAACAGGTCCGGCTGCGGGATATTTTCACCGGCGCGCAGATTCCAGCCGGACAGCGGGCTATAACGCTCAATTTGTGGTATCGTGCAGCCGATCGCACGCTCACAGACGAAGAAGTGTCCGAGCGTCATCGCCAGGTGGTGGAGGCGCTGTGCACGCACTTCGGCGCGACGATTCGCTGA
- a CDS encoding cell division protein ZapA yields the protein MANPRDAGTQPVEVRIYGQVYNIRGDGNSAYISELAAYVDRKMQEVMSSTNTVDSLRVAILSALNIADELFQANRRIEQLDAMVGERSHDYANLIDSVLRKEKSPTPETKAQ from the coding sequence ATGGCAAATCCACGCGACGCTGGCACACAACCGGTTGAAGTCCGTATCTACGGGCAGGTCTATAACATTCGCGGTGACGGCAACAGCGCCTACATTTCCGAGCTGGCAGCCTACGTTGACCGCAAGATGCAGGAGGTGATGAGCAGCACCAACACGGTGGACAGCCTGCGGGTGGCCATCCTGTCGGCGCTCAACATTGCCGATGAGCTTTTCCAGGCCAACCGACGCATCGAGCAACTCGATGCCATGGTTGGGGAACGCAGCCATGACTACGCCAACCTTATTGACTCCGTGCTCCGCAAGGAAAAGTCCCCAACGCCCGAAACCAAGGCCCAGTAA
- a CDS encoding zinc ribbon domain-containing protein, producing the protein MASHDVVAYEDLQVKNLVKNHHLAKSIHDAGWSQFTAWLDYYGKVWDKAVVSVPPQYTTQDCSNCGHYGSKNPIHQNP; encoded by the coding sequence GTGGCATCTCACGATGTCGTGGCGTATGAAGACTTGCAGGTGAAGAACCTGGTCAAAAATCATCATCTTGCCAAATCCATTCATGATGCTGGCTGGTCTCAATTCACTGCGTGGCTGGACTACTACGGCAAGGTGTGGGACAAGGCAGTCGTCAGCGTACCGCCGCAGTACACCACACAGGACTGTAGTAACTGTGGGCATTATGGTAGTAAAAACCCTATCCACCAGAACCCATAG
- a CDS encoding RNA-guided endonuclease InsQ/TnpB family protein, translated as MRVMEAKLLNGTAEQYQALDEAIRTAQFVRNKCVRYWMDNKSVNKAVLYAHCKDLAKEFDFARKLNSAARQASAERAWASISRFYTNCRNKAVRKGYPKFKKHCRSVEYKVSGWKLSGDGMTISFTDGFNAGSFALYCNGEARHHILNSKINRVRVIRRADGYYAQFCLDVERKEQGAYTGNVIGIDLGLKAFYTDQNGNPVECPKFLRKAEKRLKHHQRRLSMKFKKGAKPQSKNYHKQKKSDWAKYI; from the coding sequence ATGAGAGTAATGGAAGCCAAGCTACTCAACGGGACAGCAGAGCAGTATCAGGCTCTGGATGAAGCCATCCGTACCGCACAGTTTGTCAGAAACAAATGTGTGCGGTACTGGATGGACAACAAGAGCGTCAACAAAGCTGTTCTCTATGCCCACTGCAAAGACCTGGCCAAAGAGTTTGACTTTGCCAGGAAGTTAAACTCAGCGGCAAGGCAGGCAAGTGCAGAGCGAGCTTGGGCTTCCATTTCCCGGTTCTATACCAACTGCAGAAACAAGGCGGTCAGGAAAGGGTATCCCAAGTTCAAGAAGCATTGCCGTTCTGTGGAATACAAGGTATCTGGCTGGAAGCTGTCAGGGGATGGGATGACTATCTCGTTCACCGATGGCTTCAATGCTGGCTCGTTTGCTCTGTACTGCAATGGTGAGGCAAGACACCATATCCTAAACTCCAAAATCAATCGGGTGCGGGTGATACGCAGGGCAGATGGGTACTATGCCCAGTTCTGCTTGGATGTGGAGCGCAAAGAGCAGGGAGCATACACAGGCAATGTGATTGGCATTGACTTGGGCTTGAAGGCTTTCTACACCGACCAGAACGGCAACCCTGTAGAGTGTCCTAAGTTTTTGCGGAAAGCAGAGAAGAGGTTAAAGCACCACCAGCGCAGGTTGAGTATGAAGTTCAAGAAAGGGGCGAAACCTCAATCCAAGAACTACCACAAGCAAAAGAAAAGCGACTGGGCAAAGTACATCTGA
- a CDS encoding FHA domain-containing protein, which produces MNSDTRRSLLELERFLTEAIRVNPVLTPDDVKPHLLVRQILDELSLKRFIWVGNQTFVPNRMVFTVPNLRPAKLEELEVLFNSIVFTKMVYDYIAGSGFRLLEPLVVEIRPTVAAAGAPTHCSVSFEWASPAEPAEGLAVTVDEQAGRILEVKGVKPQIPRLARLTALNGEVYRSPFIITKRTTFLGRLRTVLDLKSGEVLRRNDFVYARHDQSGSPNKSVSRQHASIVFDSGDFYLFDTGSANGTAVERAGQSIETPPGDATGIRLEDGDILRLGTALIRFELDPPVTELPDVATEGETVPEEANLTAGNLTVRVMRSEILFETSKVLDSE; this is translated from the coding sequence ATGAACAGTGACACTCGCCGGAGTTTGCTTGAACTCGAACGCTTCCTGACCGAAGCCATCCGTGTCAACCCGGTGCTGACGCCGGACGATGTCAAGCCCCATCTTCTGGTGCGGCAGATTCTGGACGAGCTTTCGCTCAAACGTTTCATCTGGGTTGGAAACCAGACCTTTGTGCCCAATCGCATGGTCTTTACGGTGCCCAACCTGCGCCCGGCCAAGCTCGAAGAACTCGAAGTGCTGTTCAACTCCATCGTGTTTACGAAGATGGTCTATGACTACATTGCGGGTTCCGGTTTCCGGCTGCTTGAACCGTTGGTTGTGGAGATTCGTCCCACGGTGGCCGCGGCAGGTGCGCCGACCCATTGTTCGGTGAGTTTTGAGTGGGCTTCGCCGGCTGAGCCAGCCGAGGGCTTGGCCGTTACCGTGGATGAGCAGGCAGGACGCATTCTTGAGGTCAAGGGCGTCAAGCCACAGATTCCACGGCTGGCCCGTCTGACGGCGCTCAACGGTGAGGTCTATCGCTCACCGTTCATTATCACCAAGCGCACGACGTTTCTGGGCCGCCTGCGGACGGTACTCGATCTGAAATCCGGCGAAGTGTTGCGGCGGAATGATTTTGTCTATGCACGCCACGATCAGAGTGGTTCTCCCAACAAAAGCGTTTCCCGGCAACATGCCTCAATTGTTTTTGACAGTGGGGACTTCTACCTGTTTGACACTGGAAGCGCCAATGGGACGGCCGTTGAGCGGGCCGGGCAATCCATCGAGACGCCACCTGGGGATGCGACCGGCATCCGGCTGGAGGATGGAGACATCCTGCGTCTGGGCACCGCCCTGATCCGCTTTGAGCTTGACCCTCCTGTGACTGAGCTGCCCGATGTGGCAACTGAAGGAGAGACGGTTCCCGAGGAAGCCAACCTGACAGCCGGCAATCTGACCGTGCGGGTGATGCGCAGCGAAATTCTCTTTGAAACGAGCAAAGTCCTCGACTCCGAATGA
- a CDS encoding metallophosphoesterase family protein, producing the protein MGNTYVFGDIHGRARQLREILEAVDYDERHDRVIFVGDLIDRGEESPEVVEYVLQLRRRNPNVVCLRGNHEQMLLDLLDYGDPLWLIPENGGIQTLQQYGFDIDENTASLAIGIPESHIEFLRSLPFFYEDERALYVHAGIAAGKHPAECEPEVLMWTRDLNFFTLYDGKPCFFGHTPARLLPAEGVRNPGEIYVFGSAIGLDTGCTEEDCLSCLHVEAQVVYQKYPTLPVSAYEIEIPCLAAFSA; encoded by the coding sequence ATGGGCAACACGTACGTTTTTGGAGACATTCACGGGCGCGCCCGGCAACTGCGGGAAATCCTCGAAGCTGTGGACTATGATGAGCGTCACGACCGGGTAATCTTTGTGGGAGACCTTATTGATCGGGGAGAGGAGTCACCGGAAGTCGTTGAGTACGTCCTGCAACTGCGCCGCCGCAATCCCAACGTGGTGTGTCTGCGCGGCAATCACGAGCAGATGTTGCTGGACCTGCTCGATTACGGCGATCCGCTGTGGCTGATTCCCGAAAACGGCGGTATTCAGACCCTTCAGCAGTATGGCTTCGACATAGACGAGAATACGGCTTCACTGGCCATTGGCATTCCCGAATCACACATTGAATTTTTGCGGAGTCTGCCGTTTTTTTACGAAGATGAAAGGGCTCTGTACGTCCACGCCGGTATTGCCGCCGGCAAGCACCCGGCGGAATGTGAACCGGAAGTGCTGATGTGGACCCGTGATTTGAATTTTTTCACGCTCTATGATGGCAAGCCCTGCTTTTTTGGACACACTCCGGCGCGTCTGCTGCCGGCGGAGGGCGTACGGAATCCGGGTGAAATCTATGTCTTCGGCAGCGCCATCGGGCTGGATACCGGCTGCACGGAGGAAGACTGTTTGAGCTGTCTCCATGTCGAAGCCCAGGTGGTCTATCAGAAGTATCCCACGCTGCCGGTTTCAGCCTACGAAATCGAGATTCCGTGTCTTGCGGCCTTTTCGGCTTAG
- a CDS encoding HU family DNA-binding protein, producing the protein MIKLDIVNRVASVTGIAKSKAEVAVDALFEGLKQALERGERIELRGFGVFVVKPRKRGVGRNPRTGEIADIPPGKTIRFKPGKELAH; encoded by the coding sequence GTGATCAAGCTTGACATCGTCAATCGCGTTGCCAGTGTCACCGGGATTGCCAAGTCCAAGGCAGAGGTCGCTGTGGATGCCCTGTTTGAGGGACTCAAACAGGCACTTGAACGTGGCGAACGGATTGAGTTGCGCGGGTTTGGGGTGTTTGTGGTCAAACCCCGCAAACGTGGCGTTGGGCGAAACCCGCGCACCGGTGAAATTGCCGACATCCCACCTGGCAAGACCATCCGTTTCAAGCCGGGGAAAGAACTGGCGCACTAG
- a CDS encoding lysylphosphatidylglycerol synthase transmembrane domain-containing protein: protein MKGKLKTVTIWLGILLSIVFAGLAFYGIDWRKTGLALRAVQWPYLAVAFALMWVGFVWRTVRWKRLLDVGRPADDAIHFGDCFSVMTVGYMANNILPARIGEVARAYLVGRKTRTTKSFAFGTIVTERLADVLMLLLLISFTLLTLKLPPESKVIATGVAWLGFGCAAGLVSAIVLRPTVVRLVERGLTAVRLGRYAARLADMTDRFLRGVSCGGSLRTLAWVWVDSFGIWIASLYMTWFVALACNLDVGVTQILYVMCYVNLGAMLPSAPGYVGTYQWFCTHSLSAFGVEKEAALAFSFVSHIVWYVPLTLLGLVLFLRERLSWGQLTEETGVGGGETLDESLPA, encoded by the coding sequence ATGAAGGGCAAGCTCAAAACGGTCACAATCTGGCTCGGTATCCTGCTCAGCATCGTGTTTGCCGGACTTGCGTTTTACGGCATTGACTGGCGAAAAACGGGCCTGGCACTGCGCGCGGTTCAGTGGCCCTACCTGGCCGTGGCCTTTGCTCTGATGTGGGTCGGTTTTGTCTGGCGTACCGTGCGCTGGAAACGGCTGCTCGATGTCGGACGCCCGGCGGATGACGCCATTCATTTTGGCGACTGCTTTTCGGTGATGACCGTTGGTTATATGGCCAACAACATCCTGCCGGCACGCATCGGGGAAGTGGCGCGTGCCTACCTGGTCGGGCGCAAAACCCGGACGACCAAAAGCTTTGCCTTTGGCACCATCGTGACCGAGCGGCTGGCTGACGTGCTCATGCTGCTGTTGCTCATTTCCTTCACACTGCTGACCCTGAAGCTTCCGCCGGAAAGCAAGGTCATTGCGACCGGTGTGGCCTGGCTGGGCTTTGGGTGTGCGGCCGGGCTTGTGTCGGCCATTGTCCTGCGCCCGACCGTCGTGCGCCTGGTCGAGCGCGGTCTGACGGCTGTCCGCCTGGGACGCTATGCCGCGCGCCTTGCGGATATGACTGACCGTTTTCTGCGCGGGGTCAGTTGCGGCGGCTCCCTGCGTACGCTGGCCTGGGTCTGGGTGGATTCGTTCGGTATCTGGATCGCCAGTCTCTACATGACATGGTTCGTGGCGCTGGCCTGCAATCTGGACGTAGGGGTGACGCAAATCCTCTACGTCATGTGCTATGTCAACCTGGGGGCGATGTTGCCTTCCGCGCCGGGTTACGTGGGGACGTACCAGTGGTTTTGTACGCACAGCCTCAGCGCCTTTGGTGTTGAGAAGGAAGCCGCCCTCGCATTTTCGTTTGTTTCCCATATTGTGTGGTATGTCCCTTTGACCCTGCTGGGGCTGGTGCTCTTTCTGCGCGAACGCCTAAGCTGGGGGCAATTGACGGAAGAAACGGGAGTTGGCGGAGGGGAAACACTGGATGAGTCACTTCCGGCTTGA
- a CDS encoding VWA domain-containing protein, with product MARWTWGRQATCILFSVMLWMALIGLPVDAQRQTPGQLKVFERSFESGQGRTIQVENTSGTTKVEVWGEDLIHIMAARPDGRWVDERDIRIVTTPSQFTVRCIPKMGGTNLKLYIPAESHVRLLSHSGTIELIGPVASATVETDSGDVAVEVPRWFDADVELSSVNGTATSHLSLARYDEKSGRAIKGRLGRGGRAIIVRSAGGHVALKSLRSSVAIVEPDPTPSVAIADDIIPSQPTRFPPPDDRPADRPLTPIFGGGMQSQDDSSATYGGVGGIGRAQRRFGDDTTMSGSIGVRIIPPPGSHSTPSGTGGLPRAGGDNRGSAWDRPNRDAGQFAAADEALANLPRRDPLHTTPDGRPTLRRRALDIPVDETDESGVEADTIRLNARLVNLNVIATTQDGRAVTNLTAEDFTIFDEETRQEIAHFKPTNTPFNLVLLLDLSGSTREKIEAIRKSAWRFVELAGPQDRIAIVTFTRSVHVLCRPTNDRALLKQRIAEMRATDGGTAYYEAMWFTLTEVLAPFQDERNAVVVMTDGVDNSISAAYPAPSRVSFRQMLEAILESGTLVYPIYLDTEEENFRNHWGETAEVYALARTQLQQVADASGAMLYVASRVEDLAGVYQKIIAELRTVYGLAYYPTQVEHSNQWRRVKVTSRRPGVIIRTRRGYYDR from the coding sequence ATGGCAAGATGGACGTGGGGGCGGCAGGCAACGTGCATCCTGTTCTCCGTGATGCTTTGGATGGCGCTGATCGGTCTGCCAGTGGATGCCCAGCGCCAGACGCCGGGACAACTCAAAGTCTTTGAGCGCAGTTTCGAGTCCGGTCAGGGACGCACCATTCAGGTTGAAAATACTTCCGGGACGACCAAAGTCGAGGTCTGGGGCGAAGACCTCATCCACATCATGGCGGCCCGCCCGGATGGGCGCTGGGTGGACGAGCGGGACATCAGGATCGTCACGACCCCGTCACAGTTCACAGTGCGCTGCATCCCAAAGATGGGTGGGACCAATCTGAAGCTGTACATTCCGGCTGAGTCCCACGTCCGTCTCCTGTCCCATTCCGGGACAATCGAACTCATTGGTCCGGTGGCCAGCGCCACGGTGGAAACCGACAGCGGTGATGTTGCTGTTGAAGTCCCACGTTGGTTCGATGCCGATGTCGAACTTTCTTCGGTCAATGGGACGGCCACCAGCCACCTCAGTCTGGCAAGGTATGATGAGAAAAGCGGTCGGGCCATCAAGGGGCGGCTGGGACGTGGTGGGCGGGCAATCATCGTCCGGTCAGCCGGTGGGCACGTTGCGCTCAAGTCCCTGCGGTCGAGTGTTGCCATCGTTGAACCTGATCCAACGCCATCTGTGGCCATAGCGGATGACATCATCCCCTCGCAGCCGACCCGCTTCCCACCACCCGATGATCGTCCAGCCGACCGTCCGCTGACGCCCATTTTCGGCGGCGGCATGCAGTCGCAGGATGACTCCAGCGCCACTTATGGCGGGGTAGGTGGTATCGGACGGGCGCAGCGGCGCTTTGGGGACGACACCACCATGTCGGGCAGCATCGGCGTGCGGATCATCCCCCCACCAGGGAGCCACAGCACACCTTCCGGGACTGGCGGTCTGCCACGGGCCGGCGGCGACAACCGTGGAAGTGCCTGGGATAGGCCAAACCGTGACGCCGGACAGTTCGCGGCTGCTGATGAGGCACTGGCTAACCTGCCGCGCCGTGACCCTCTGCACACGACGCCGGACGGTCGCCCGACACTTCGCCGGCGCGCTCTGGATATTCCTGTGGATGAGACGGATGAGTCCGGCGTTGAGGCCGATACCATTCGCCTCAATGCCCGGCTGGTCAATCTCAATGTCATTGCCACCACCCAGGACGGGCGGGCCGTCACCAACCTGACCGCCGAGGATTTCACCATCTTCGACGAAGAAACCAGGCAGGAAATTGCCCACTTCAAGCCGACCAACACCCCCTTCAATCTGGTGCTGCTGCTGGATTTGAGCGGCAGCACCCGCGAAAAGATCGAAGCCATCCGCAAGAGCGCCTGGCGCTTCGTCGAGCTGGCCGGCCCGCAGGACCGAATTGCCATTGTGACCTTTACCCGGAGCGTTCACGTGCTCTGCCGTCCGACGAATGACCGCGCGCTGCTCAAGCAGCGGATTGCCGAAATGCGTGCCACCGACGGGGGAACGGCTTACTATGAAGCCATGTGGTTTACGCTCACCGAAGTGCTGGCTCCATTTCAGGACGAACGCAATGCCGTCGTCGTCATGACCGATGGTGTGGACAACAGCATCAGCGCCGCCTACCCGGCACCGTCACGGGTTTCTTTTCGTCAGATGCTGGAGGCGATTCTGGAATCCGGCACGCTGGTTTATCCCATTTACCTGGACACCGAAGAGGAAAACTTTCGGAATCACTGGGGCGAGACGGCCGAGGTCTATGCGCTGGCACGGACGCAACTCCAACAGGTGGCGGATGCATCGGGTGCTATGCTCTACGTTGCCTCACGGGTCGAAGACCTTGCCGGTGTGTACCAGAAAATCATCGCCGAGTTGCGTACGGTGTACGGCTTGGCCTATTACCCAACTCAAGTCGAACACAGCAACCAGTGGCGGCGGGTCAAGGTAACGTCCCGGCGTCCCGGCGTCATCATCCGTACGCGCCGTGGCTACTATGACCGCTGA
- the guaA gene encoding glutamine-hydrolyzing GMP synthase — protein MHSEIALILDFGSQYTQLIARRTRELGIYCEIVPCHTPVDEIRAKAPRALVLSGGPASVYAADAPHCDPGVFALGVPILGICYGLQTIAARFGGTVAPSTRREFGAARLRQYQTSRLFAGLPEEFDVWMSHGDHVVQPPPGFTVTAQTEDALGALEDPARQLYGLQFHPEVVHTPLGRDILRNFFIGIAGMRADWNMQSFVEAAIADIRARIGPTGRAICGLSGGVDSAVAAALVAEAIGDRLTCLFVDNGLLRLGEFDEVLATFRDTMHLNVRGIAAGERFLTALAGVDDPEAKRKTIGRVFVEVFQEEAARLGQVEFLVQGTLYPDVIESVSVKGPSAVIKSHHNVGGLPETLHLKLVEPLRELFKDEVRAVGRQLGLPEALLRRHPFPGPGLAVRIVGEVTPARVALLQRADAIVTEEIRAAGLYDDIWQAFAVLLPVRSVGVMGDERTYEHVCAIRAVTSQDGMTADWVRLPYDVLHRISRRIIAEVRGINRVTYDISSKPPATIEWE, from the coding sequence ATTCACTCGGAAATTGCCCTCATTCTTGACTTTGGCTCGCAGTACACCCAGCTCATCGCCCGCCGCACCCGTGAACTGGGGATTTACTGCGAGATTGTTCCGTGTCACACGCCAGTGGATGAAATTCGCGCCAAAGCGCCCCGCGCCCTGGTGCTCTCTGGCGGGCCGGCTTCAGTCTATGCCGCCGATGCCCCGCACTGCGATCCCGGTGTGTTTGCGCTGGGCGTCCCCATCCTTGGCATCTGCTACGGCCTGCAAACCATCGCCGCCCGGTTTGGCGGAACGGTGGCCCCTTCAACCCGCCGCGAGTTTGGCGCGGCACGCCTGCGGCAGTACCAGACCAGCCGCCTGTTTGCAGGATTGCCGGAGGAATTTGATGTCTGGATGAGCCACGGCGACCACGTGGTGCAGCCACCGCCGGGATTTACCGTCACTGCGCAAACGGAGGACGCACTCGGCGCGCTCGAAGACCCGGCGCGGCAGCTTTACGGCTTGCAGTTTCACCCGGAAGTCGTCCACACCCCGCTTGGGCGGGACATCCTGCGCAACTTTTTCATCGGCATTGCCGGCATGCGGGCCGACTGGAACATGCAGAGTTTCGTCGAGGCCGCCATCGCCGACATCCGCGCCCGGATTGGACCCACTGGACGCGCCATCTGCGGACTTTCCGGCGGCGTTGACTCGGCGGTTGCAGCGGCGCTTGTGGCAGAAGCCATCGGCGACCGCCTGACCTGCCTGTTCGTGGATAACGGCCTGTTGCGGCTGGGCGAATTTGACGAGGTGCTGGCAACCTTCCGGGATACGATGCACCTGAACGTCCGGGGCATCGCCGCCGGCGAACGCTTCCTGACGGCCCTGGCCGGCGTGGATGATCCCGAAGCCAAGCGCAAAACCATTGGACGGGTGTTTGTTGAGGTCTTTCAGGAAGAGGCCGCCAGACTTGGGCAGGTAGAGTTTCTCGTCCAGGGCACACTCTACCCGGATGTCATTGAATCTGTGTCGGTCAAGGGGCCGTCGGCGGTCATCAAGAGCCACCACAACGTCGGTGGTCTGCCCGAAACGCTCCACCTGAAACTGGTCGAGCCGCTCCGCGAGCTGTTCAAGGACGAAGTGCGCGCTGTCGGCCGGCAGCTTGGCCTGCCGGAAGCCCTGCTGCGGCGGCATCCTTTTCCCGGCCCGGGGCTGGCCGTACGCATCGTCGGAGAAGTCACCCCGGCGCGGGTGGCCCTGCTGCAACGCGCCGATGCCATTGTCACGGAAGAAATCCGCGCGGCCGGGCTGTATGACGACATCTGGCAGGCTTTCGCCGTGCTGCTGCCGGTACGCAGTGTGGGTGTGATGGGTGATGAGCGGACGTATGAGCACGTCTGCGCCATCCGCGCCGTCACCAGCCAGGACGGGATGACCGCCGACTGGGTCCGCCTACCCTACGACGTACTGCATCGGATCAGCCGCCGCATCATTGCCGAAGTGCGGGGCATCAACCGCGTGACGTACGATATTTCCTCGAAGCCGCCGGCCACCATCGAGTGGGAATGA